TGATCGGCCCGAACGGAGCAGGGAAGACGACCTTGTTCAACTGCATCAACGGCGTCTACGCACCGACTCACGGCAATATGGTGTTCCGCAGAACGGACATCACCGGCAAACGAACCTACCGCATCGCCCATCTGGGGTTGTCACGAACGCATCAGATCGTCCGTCCTCTGAACGAACTGACGGTTCGTCAGAACGTCATCGTCGGCGCCTGCTATGGCAAGGATGGCCTCTCAATCAGAGCTGCCGGCGACGTGGCCGGCGAGGTGATGGAGTTCGTGGGTCTTCACGAGCGTTCGGAGATGCTCGCCGGCAGCCTCAACGTGGCACAGAAGAAGCGACTTGAGATGGCTCGAGCGCTCGCAGCGAAGCCGCATCTACTGCTGCTCGACGAGGTGCTGGCGGGACTCAACCAGACGGAAGTCCAAGGCATGCTCGGCACCATCCGCCAGATCAGGGACCAGGGTGTCACGATCATCATGATCGAGCACATCATGCACGCCATCATGAACCTCTCCGATCGGATCATCGTCCTCAACCACGGAAAGATGATCGCGGATGGACCCCCATCGGAGGTCTCCAAGGACGAACAGGTCATCGAAGCGTATCTCGGCAATCCCGAACTTGCAGCCCAGATCCTCGAAGAGGGGCGGTCGTGATGGGAATGCTCGACGTTCGCGGCATCACCTCGGGCTATGGAGACCTACAGATCCTTTGGGGTCTCGACCTCGCCGTGGAAGAGAGCAGGCTCACGGCGCTGGTGGGTTCCAACGGTGCCGGGAAAACGACGCTGCTCCGCACGATCATGGGCCAGATCGCTCCATGGAAAGGCACCGTGACCTTCCAGGGCGAAGACGTCAGCCGATTGCCGGCGCATGCCAAGGCAGAGCTCGGCATGATCATGGTGCCGGAAGGCCGCCAGCTCTTCAGCGACATGACCGTGCGTGAGAACCTCGAGATGGGTGC
This is a stretch of genomic DNA from Gammaproteobacteria bacterium. It encodes these proteins:
- a CDS encoding ATP-binding cassette domain-containing protein is translated as MILQIQNVTKQFGGLTAVDNVSFSLDGGEILGLIGPNGAGKTTLFNCINGVYAPTHGNMVFRRTDITGKRTYRIAHLGLSRTHQIVRPLNELTVRQNVIVGACYGKDGLSIRAAGDVAGEVMEFVGLHERSEMLAGSLNVAQKKRLEMARALAAKPHLLLLDEVLAGLNQTEVQGMLGTIRQIRDQGVTIIMIEHIMHAIMNLSDRIIVLNHGKMIADGPPSEVSKDEQVIEAYLGNPELAAQILEEGRS